From Streptomyces sp. NBC_00690, a single genomic window includes:
- a CDS encoding ABC transporter substrate-binding protein: MRTRPVLMGLRPVALLAICALLLTGCAAGQERTPGQIRLRFQSLAWQKESVDANEQLVQEWNARHPDIQVDYVQGSWDSVHDQLLTSFEGGEAPDIIHDASDDLADFAYGGYLADLRELLPQRLRSDIPERSWETVTFGRGVYGVPFLQEPRVLIAHQKVLSAAGVRMPTVERPWSWNEFRQVSKQITASMGKGKYAVAWPLKEPVSVTLNLGLSAGGRLFHRRGEDSNKVEVDFTAADGVVPRTIHDQVNEDRTASRTALGMGGSDALPGLFGGKYAMVPLGFSYRQQIVQQAPPGFSWTVLPMPVGVAGAVQGVSPQTLSIAQDSPHKREAMQFIDHLLQPANMVRLARGDWMLPTGLSALADPSLRVRRYGWAVGAELARGLRSAPAQSVRGYPEWKDKVATPAYQEYYSGAIDLDELRERLVEDGNLVLARYQR; this comes from the coding sequence ATGCGTACCCGTCCGGTTCTGATGGGCCTCCGTCCGGTGGCACTCCTCGCCATCTGCGCCCTCCTGCTCACCGGCTGCGCCGCGGGCCAGGAGCGGACACCAGGACAGATTCGACTGCGTTTCCAGTCGCTCGCCTGGCAGAAGGAGTCAGTCGATGCCAACGAACAACTGGTGCAGGAGTGGAATGCGCGTCACCCCGACATCCAGGTCGACTATGTCCAGGGCAGTTGGGACAGCGTCCACGACCAGTTGCTGACCTCGTTCGAAGGGGGCGAAGCGCCCGACATCATCCATGACGCGTCCGACGATCTCGCGGACTTCGCCTACGGCGGTTATCTCGCCGATCTCCGTGAGTTGCTGCCGCAGCGGTTGCGGTCGGACATTCCGGAGCGGAGTTGGGAGACGGTGACCTTCGGGCGGGGGGTGTACGGCGTCCCCTTCCTCCAGGAGCCCCGGGTACTGATTGCCCATCAGAAGGTCCTGAGTGCTGCGGGCGTCCGCATGCCGACGGTGGAACGGCCCTGGAGTTGGAACGAGTTCCGCCAGGTGAGCAAGCAGATCACCGCTTCGATGGGCAAGGGGAAGTACGCGGTGGCCTGGCCGTTGAAGGAACCCGTGTCCGTCACCCTCAATCTGGGGCTCTCCGCGGGCGGCCGGCTGTTCCACCGAAGGGGCGAGGACTCCAACAAGGTGGAGGTCGACTTCACGGCGGCGGACGGTGTGGTGCCCAGGACGATCCACGACCAGGTGAACGAGGACCGGACCGCCTCCCGTACCGCCTTGGGCATGGGAGGTTCGGACGCGCTCCCGGGTCTCTTCGGTGGCAAGTACGCCATGGTGCCGCTCGGCTTCTCCTACCGGCAGCAGATCGTTCAGCAGGCGCCCCCCGGATTCTCCTGGACGGTACTGCCGATGCCGGTCGGTGTGGCGGGTGCGGTGCAGGGGGTCAGCCCGCAGACCCTGTCCATCGCACAGGACAGTCCGCACAAGCGGGAGGCGATGCAGTTCATCGATCATCTGCTCCAGCCGGCCAACATGGTCCGCCTCGCCCGGGGGGACTGGATGCTGCCGACCGGACTGTCCGCGCTGGCCGACCCTTCGTTGCGGGTGCGGCGATACGGCTGGGCCGTGGGAGCGGAACTGGCGCGCGGGCTGCGATCGGCCCCCGCCCAGTCGGTGCGCGGCTATCCGGAGTGGAAGGACAAGGTGGCGACCCCTGCGTACCAGGAGTACTACAGCGGCGCCATCGACCTGGACGAACTGCGGGAACGTCTGGTCGAGGACGGGAATCTGGTGCTGGCCCGCTATCAGCGCTGA
- the mgt gene encoding macrolide-inactivating glycosyltransferase, with protein sequence MNAPRPAHIAMFSIAAPGHVHPSIEVIRELVARGHRVSYAIPASFADRVAETGATPVVYDSILPTEDDPEAWGTELIDNIEPFLADAIQVLPQLAKAFEGDEPDLVLHDITAYPAPVLARRWNVPAVALWPNLVPWEGYHEEVSAPLVEGLMASERGRAYYARFRAWLDEHGLHDTDPDHLVGRPRRGIVLIPAALQPHADRVDPAVFTFVGACQGERSEQGEWHRPEDAERVLLVSLGSSYTKHPAFYRECVRAFGELPGWHTVLQIGRHVDRDELGEIPASVEVHAWVPQLAVLRQADAFITHAGAGGSQEGLATATPMVAVPQAVDQFGNADMLVSLQVARRLDSATATAEQLREAVLDLVGDPDVARRLAEIRVAMAQEGGTHRAVALIESELHRAD encoded by the coding sequence ATGAACGCGCCACGACCTGCCCACATCGCCATGTTCTCCATCGCCGCACCGGGCCATGTGCACCCCAGCATCGAGGTCATCCGAGAGCTGGTGGCACGCGGACACCGGGTCAGCTACGCGATCCCGGCCTCGTTCGCGGATCGCGTGGCCGAGACGGGTGCCACGCCCGTCGTCTACGACTCGATCCTGCCGACCGAGGACGACCCCGAGGCATGGGGCACCGAACTGATCGACAACATCGAGCCCTTCCTGGCCGATGCGATCCAGGTGCTGCCCCAACTGGCGAAGGCGTTCGAAGGCGATGAACCGGATCTCGTCCTCCATGACATCACCGCCTATCCAGCCCCCGTGCTGGCCCGCCGATGGAACGTGCCCGCCGTCGCCCTCTGGCCCAACCTCGTACCCTGGGAGGGGTACCACGAGGAGGTCTCGGCGCCGCTGGTCGAAGGGCTGATGGCGTCGGAGCGCGGACGCGCGTACTACGCACGCTTCCGGGCCTGGCTCGACGAACACGGACTGCACGACACGGACCCCGACCACCTGGTGGGCCGGCCCCGCCGGGGCATCGTCCTCATCCCCGCAGCGCTCCAGCCGCACGCCGACCGGGTGGACCCGGCCGTGTTCACCTTCGTCGGCGCCTGTCAGGGGGAGCGCAGCGAACAGGGGGAGTGGCACCGCCCCGAGGATGCGGAGCGTGTGCTCCTGGTGTCCCTCGGCTCGTCCTACACCAAGCACCCCGCGTTCTACCGGGAGTGCGTGCGGGCCTTCGGCGAACTGCCCGGCTGGCACACCGTCCTCCAGATCGGCCGCCATGTCGACCGGGACGAGTTGGGCGAGATCCCGGCAAGCGTCGAGGTGCATGCGTGGGTGCCGCAACTCGCCGTGCTACGGCAGGCTGATGCCTTCATCACCCATGCAGGGGCCGGCGGCAGCCAGGAGGGTCTGGCCACCGCGACCCCCATGGTGGCCGTCCCGCAGGCGGTGGACCAGTTCGGCAACGCGGACATGCTGGTGAGTCTCCAGGTGGCCCGCCGACTCGACTCCGCCACAGCCACGGCCGAGCAGTTGCGAGAGGCCGTGCTCGACCTCGTGGGCGATCCGGACGTCGCCCGCCGCCTCGCGGAGATCCGTGTCGCCATGGCCCAGGAGGGCGGAACCCACCGGGCGGTCGCCCTGATCGAATCGGAGCTCCATCGCGCCGATTGA
- a CDS encoding MMPL family transporter: protein MENAQHTENSKNAETPRTRPRGFAARAGGWSAQHRWAAVGIWVLFVLVSMVAGSAMGRQDIDGSQQLKGETTQAARIAERAGIEEPVSESVLVQARDGALKTSAPEFRAAVDAVIKAVEATGEVTAVTSPYTSRSISKDGRSALVQFDMRGDPDTSTERIEPVLKAVKGVQADHSELRIEQIGGASMTKTFDDAFGDDFRQAELSAVPVALGILLIAFGALVAALLPVALAISAIMATMGLVAVVSHIMPMSETANSVMLLVGLAVGVDYCLFYLRREREERAAGRDARTAMQIAAATSGRAIVVSGVTVCVAMAGMLFTGIGEFESMGLASLMVVAVAMVGSVTVLPALLSLLGDRVEKGRVPFIGKLKGGANGKSRFWSAVLGRVLKRPVISLLVATGALVAVALPALGMKTQELKLNQEFGDSLPIVATYERINEAFPGGAEPAEVVVKADDINAAPVKRAIAEFRERAVTSGASGGPVEVVTHDAENLAFVYVPLTGGADQDKAAKSLDLLRNEVRPATLGKVDGVEAPITGQVAGSKDFNDQITGAVTPVFVFVVVFAFVLMLLSFRSLTIAVTSIVLNLLSVGAAYGILTAVFQHGWGASLVGAEGVGAIVAWLPLFLFVILFGLSMDYHVFVVSRIREARMQGRTTRDAITHGVVTTAGVVTSAAVIMVAVFAIFGTLSMQSMKQMGVGLAAAVLIDATVIRGVLLPAAMALLGERNWYFPKWLEWLPDMTHDESGPQTPAAVMGHDDESRTPVAV from the coding sequence ATGGAGAACGCGCAGCACACGGAGAACTCCAAGAACGCCGAGACCCCAAGAACACGACCCCGTGGCTTTGCCGCGCGGGCCGGGGGATGGAGCGCGCAGCACCGCTGGGCGGCCGTCGGCATCTGGGTGCTGTTCGTCCTGGTCTCCATGGTGGCCGGCTCGGCCATGGGCCGACAGGACATCGACGGCAGTCAGCAGCTCAAGGGCGAGACGACGCAGGCCGCCCGGATAGCCGAGCGGGCCGGCATCGAGGAGCCGGTCAGCGAGTCCGTGCTGGTGCAGGCCAGGGACGGCGCCCTGAAGACCTCCGCCCCCGAGTTCCGGGCAGCCGTGGACGCGGTGATCAAGGCGGTGGAGGCCACCGGCGAGGTGACCGCGGTGACCTCCCCGTACACGAGCCGGAGCATCTCCAAGGACGGTCGCAGTGCGCTCGTCCAGTTCGATATGCGGGGGGACCCCGATACCTCGACGGAGCGGATCGAACCGGTCCTGAAGGCCGTGAAGGGGGTGCAGGCCGACCATTCCGAGCTGCGGATCGAGCAGATCGGGGGCGCCAGCATGACCAAGACCTTCGACGACGCCTTCGGGGACGACTTCCGGCAGGCGGAGCTTTCAGCCGTACCGGTCGCGCTGGGGATCTTGCTGATCGCGTTCGGGGCGCTGGTCGCAGCGCTGCTGCCCGTTGCACTCGCCATCTCCGCGATCATGGCGACGATGGGTCTGGTGGCGGTCGTCAGCCACATCATGCCGATGAGCGAGACGGCCAACTCGGTCATGCTGCTCGTCGGACTGGCAGTGGGGGTCGACTACTGCCTGTTCTATCTGCGGCGCGAACGGGAGGAGCGGGCCGCCGGGCGGGACGCCCGAACGGCCATGCAGATCGCTGCTGCTACCAGCGGTCGGGCCATCGTGGTCTCGGGTGTGACGGTTTGTGTCGCCATGGCGGGAATGCTCTTCACCGGAATTGGCGAGTTCGAGTCCATGGGTCTGGCGTCGCTGATGGTCGTCGCCGTGGCCATGGTGGGCTCGGTGACGGTTCTCCCCGCGCTTCTGTCCTTGCTCGGCGACCGGGTGGAGAAGGGCCGGGTGCCCTTCATCGGAAAGCTGAAGGGCGGCGCGAACGGCAAGAGCCGCTTTTGGAGCGCGGTGCTCGGCCGGGTGCTCAAGCGCCCGGTGATCTCCCTGCTGGTGGCGACGGGCGCGCTGGTCGCGGTGGCCCTGCCCGCACTCGGGATGAAGACCCAGGAACTGAAGCTGAACCAGGAGTTCGGCGACTCGCTGCCGATCGTGGCGACGTACGAGCGCATCAACGAGGCGTTCCCGGGCGGGGCGGAGCCCGCCGAGGTCGTGGTGAAGGCGGACGACATCAATGCGGCGCCGGTGAAGCGGGCGATCGCCGAGTTCCGTGAGCGGGCGGTCACATCGGGCGCTTCGGGCGGTCCGGTCGAGGTGGTGACGCATGATGCCGAGAACCTGGCGTTCGTGTACGTACCGCTGACCGGCGGCGCCGACCAGGACAAGGCGGCGAAGAGTCTGGACCTCCTGCGCAACGAGGTCAGGCCCGCCACCCTCGGCAAGGTCGACGGGGTCGAGGCGCCCATCACCGGGCAGGTCGCCGGTTCGAAGGACTTCAACGACCAGATCACCGGAGCGGTCACCCCGGTCTTCGTCTTCGTGGTGGTCTTCGCGTTCGTCCTGATGCTGCTGTCGTTCCGCTCGCTGACGATCGCGGTGACGTCGATCGTGCTGAACCTGCTCTCGGTCGGGGCCGCCTACGGCATCCTGACCGCAGTCTTCCAGCACGGTTGGGGTGCTTCCCTGGTCGGTGCGGAGGGCGTGGGAGCGATCGTCGCCTGGTTGCCGCTGTTCCTCTTCGTCATCCTGTTCGGGCTCTCGATGGACTACCACGTCTTCGTGGTGTCACGCATTCGCGAGGCCCGGATGCAGGGTCGGACGACTCGGGACGCGATCACCCACGGCGTGGTGACCACGGCAGGCGTGGTCACCAGCGCTGCGGTGATCATGGTGGCCGTGTTCGCGATCTTCGGAACGCTGTCGATGCAGTCGATGAAGCAGATGGGCGTGGGTCTGGCAGCGGCGGTGCTGATCGACGCGACGGTGATCCGGGGCGTGCTGCTGCCCGCCGCGATGGCGCTGCTCGGGGAGCGCAACTGGTACTTCCCGAAGTGGCTGGAGTGGCTGCCCGACATGACGCACGACGAGAGCGGACCGCAGACCCCTGCCGCGGTGATGGGTCACGACGACGAGAGTCGTACGCCCGTGGCGGTCTGA